The genomic window GCCATCTCGATCTCCATGCGGCATTCGGCGATGATGTCGTGGTTGGCGCCGAGATCGGACAGGCGTTTGCCGAAGGCTTCGCGCTCGACGGCGCGTCGGCACATGAGTTCGAGCGCACGCTCCGCCTGGCCGATGGCACGCATGCAATGGTGGATGCGGCCAGGCCCCAGCCGGCCTTGCGCGATCTCGAAGCCGCGTCCTTCGTCCACGAGTAGGTCCTCGACCGGTACGCGCACATCGCTGAAACGCAGATGCAGATGCCCGTGTGGTGCGTCGTCATCGCCATAGACTTCCATGGCCCGCAGCTTCTCTATGCCGGGCGTTTTCGCGTCGATCACCAGCATGGAATGGCGGCGGTGGCGCGGTGCGTCTTCGCCACCGGTCCGCACCATCACGATGTAAACGGCGCAGCGCGGATCGCCGGCGCCCGACGCCCACCATTTCTCGCCGTTCAGCACATAGTGGTCGCCATCGCGTTCGCAGCGCATGGCGATGTTGGTGGCGTCTGAGGACGCGACGTCCGGCTCCGTCATCAGATAGGCCGAGCGGATGTCACCGGCAAGCAGCGGCTTCAGCCAGCGCTCCTTGTGTATATCCGAGCCGTAGCGTTCGAGCACTTCCATGTTCCCGGTGTCAGGCGCAGCGCAGTTGAAGATCTCTGCCGCCAGGTGCGACTTGCCCATTTCCTCGGCCAGATAGGCATATTCGACCGTCGTCAGGCCGAAGCCGCGCTCGCTGTCGGTCAGCCAAAAATTCCAGAGGCCGCGCTCGCGCGCCTTCGCCTTCAATGAGGAGAGGATTTCGCTCTGG from Georhizobium profundi includes these protein-coding regions:
- a CDS encoding acyl-CoA dehydrogenase family protein, producing the protein MGAMDLGMTERLIPIHAAVKQMIEEEIAPLDEEFLAEVGNGDRWTHTLRQSEILSSLKAKARERGLWNFWLTDSERGFGLTTVEYAYLAEEMGKSHLAAEIFNCAAPDTGNMEVLERYGSDIHKERWLKPLLAGDIRSAYLMTEPDVASSDATNIAMRCERDGDHYVLNGEKWWASGAGDPRCAVYIVMVRTGGEDAPRHRRHSMLVIDAKTPGIEKLRAMEVYGDDDAPHGHLHLRFSDVRVPVEDLLVDEGRGFEIAQGRLGPGRIHHCMRAIGQAERALELMCRRAVEREAFGKRLSDLGANHDIIAECRMEIEMARLLCLRAAFAMDQKDAKAAAPWISQIKVVAPNVALKVVDQAVQMFGGQGVSQDTPLARMWTHLRTLRLADGPDAVHRRQVARNELAPYREGSAK